CCACTGGCAGATGGCCGGTGCGTCAGTGCTCACGCCAGGTCGCAGTACCGCATAACCTACCGGCGTCTCGCCCCAGCTGCGTGATTGCACACCGATAACGGTCACTTCCAGCAGGTCAGGATGCTTGCGCAACTCCTGCTCCAGATCGCTGGGATAGATGTTGAAGCCACCACTGATAATCATGTCCTTGCGTCGGTCCATCAGCGTCAGGAAGCCTTCTTCATCGAAGCGGCCGACATCGCCCGTGCGAATAAAGCGCTTGCCTTCGGCGTCGTACCACTCCGCTTCGGCGGTCTTTTCCGGCTTGTTCAGATAACCGGTCATCATCGCCGGGGAGTGGCCGACCACTTCACCTATCTCGCCGAAGGGCAGTTCCAGGCCCTCTTCGTCGATCACGCGCATATCGTGATTTTCCAGCGGCTTACCGACAGTGGCGAGCTTGTCTGGAAACTGGTGCGCAGCGAGCATGCAGGAGCCACCGCCTTCGGTCATGCCGTAGAACTCGATCAGGCCGCCCGGCCAGCGCTTGAGAATATCCGCCTTGAGCTCTGCGTGGAAAGGCGCACTGGTGCTGAACTTCATATGGAAGGAAGACAGGTCATATTGATCAAAATCTTCGCGCGCCATGATTCGCTGGTACTGAACCGGCACCAGCATGGTGTGAGTTGCTGACAGCTGCTCGGCGAGTTTCAGATACTTGGCCGCGTCGAATTTGGCCATCAATACCACGGTACCGCCCAGGCCGATCGATGGCAGGAAGGAAACCAGCGTGGTATTGGAGTACAGCGGGGTAGAAATCAACGTCACGCATTGCGGGCCATAATCGAACACGATGCCGCGTTGAATGTGCGACCAGCGCATGCCGTGCGATTGCACGATGCCCTTGGGCTCGCCGGTGGTGCCGGAGGAATAGATGATATTGAACGGCATCTCCGGGGTGATGGTCACCGGAGCAGGCGTGGCGTCAGCGAGCCAGTGGGTAAAACTCTGATCAGCACGGCTGTCATCCATGCTCATCAGCTTGATCTGATGTTGTTCGGCGGTTTTGCCCAGTGCCTGATCCACGGCCTGATCGACAAACACCAGCTTGGCTGCCGAGTCGCGGATCATGGTTACCAGACCTTCCGGCGTGGAGGAGGGTGCCAGTGGCGCGACAACCACACCTGCGCGCAGAGCGCCGATATACAGCAAGGCATAGGGGATCGAATTGCTGCCACAGATGGCGATGCTGTCGCCGGGCTGGAAGCCGTCGCGTTGCAGTGCTGCCGCCACTTGGTCGACCTTTTTGTTCAACGCCGCGTAGTCAAGCTGCTGATCATCCTGAATCAGCGCAGGATGGCTGCCTCGGGTCTTGGCGTGCAGGGCGATGAGGTCAGGCAGTACGCTAAAAGGCGTTTCAAGGGTGATGGTCATGGTGACGATACTCGCAGGCTGTTGATGACAGCTGCGTAGTATCGCCGCTCGGTGCAGCCTTGCACAGGAGTGAAATAGTGGTGGATCAGCGCGGTCAATGATCGGCTTTTCTCGCCTGCAACTGGTCATCCACCGCTTTTTGCAATGCCTGGCGCGACAGTGGTTTGCTGAGGAAACCCTGCATGCCAGCGTCGACACATTGTTGCCGGTCATCAGGCATGGCGCTGGCAGTCAAGGCGATGCAACTGATGGGGGCGTGTTGCTGCCTTTGGCAATGCTGCAAGTATTGGCGATAGACGGTAAGGCCGTCGATATCAGGTAGCTGAAGATCCATCAGGATTACCGAGAAGGCTTGATCGTCCATGGTCAGATAGCTCAGCGCGGCCTGTCCGCTATCCGCGGTGATGACGCGATAACCCAGGCTGTGCAGCATGCCCTCGATGACCATCTGGTTCACCGGATTGTCTTCCACCAGCAGTATCGGTAGCTCTCCAATCATTGCGGTTGGCGGGATGGCAGTGTCGGGCGTCTCGGCCAGCGTGTCGGTCAAGGGCAAGGTCATTGTCAGGGTAAAGCATGAGCCTTGACCTTCAATGCTTTGCGCCTCCAGGCTACCGCCCATTTTCAGCGCAAAGGTCCGTGCAATGGACAGACCGAGACCGGTG
This genomic stretch from Halopseudomonas pelagia harbors:
- a CDS encoding class I adenylate-forming enzyme family protein, producing the protein MTITLETPFSVLPDLIALHAKTRGSHPALIQDDQQLDYAALNKKVDQVAAALQRDGFQPGDSIAICGSNSIPYALLYIGALRAGVVVAPLAPSSTPEGLVTMIRDSAAKLVFVDQAVDQALGKTAEQHQIKLMSMDDSRADQSFTHWLADATPAPVTITPEMPFNIIYSSGTTGEPKGIVQSHGMRWSHIQRGIVFDYGPQCVTLISTPLYSNTTLVSFLPSIGLGGTVVLMAKFDAAKYLKLAEQLSATHTMLVPVQYQRIMAREDFDQYDLSSFHMKFSTSAPFHAELKADILKRWPGGLIEFYGMTEGGGSCMLAAHQFPDKLATVGKPLENHDMRVIDEEGLELPFGEIGEVVGHSPAMMTGYLNKPEKTAEAEWYDAEGKRFIRTGDVGRFDEEGFLTLMDRRKDMIISGGFNIYPSDLEQELRKHPDLLEVTVIGVQSRSWGETPVGYAVLRPGVSTDAPAICQWFNERVGKTQRLNRMILTDELPRSAIGKVLKRELRDQFQAQYGELD